From one Acidobacteriota bacterium genomic stretch:
- a CDS encoding winged helix-turn-helix transcriptional regulator, translating to MKTGRANHVFRALADPTRRAIFEELSRQGEQTVHALTRYAGVSQPAVSKHLTVLKRAKLVRHRREGRETHYRAQPDALAPMVDWLRDYGVFWGDRFDKLERLLERMD from the coding sequence ATGAAGACGGGTCGTGCCAATCACGTGTTTCGCGCGCTTGCCGATCCTACGCGCCGGGCGATCTTTGAGGAGCTTTCGCGGCAGGGGGAGCAGACGGTTCATGCGCTCACTCGTTATGCCGGCGTGTCGCAACCTGCCGTGTCGAAGCATCTGACGGTGCTGAAGCGGGCGAAGCTGGTGCGGCATCGGCGTGAGGGGCGCGAGACGCACTACCGCGCACAGCCGGATGCGCTGGCCCCGATGGTGGACTGGTTGCGTGACTACGGTGTGTTCTGGGGTGACAGGTTCGACAAGCTGGAGAGACTTCTGGAGAGGATGGACTAG
- a CDS encoding SRPBCC domain-containing protein yields the protein MSETAESTRTLVIEREFAHPPEKLWRALTEGPLMAEWLLKNDFEPVVGRRFRFRSEPMPQWDGVIDCEVLVVDPLKKLSYSWSALGLDSVVLFTLTPAEKGTHLRMEHSGFRADQQQAYGGAKYGWTNFFGKLERLLAGGAA from the coding sequence ATGAGCGAGACCGCAGAGAGCACACGTACGCTGGTGATCGAGAGAGAGTTCGCGCATCCGCCGGAGAAGTTGTGGCGCGCGCTGACGGAGGGCCCGCTGATGGCTGAGTGGCTGCTGAAGAACGACTTCGAGCCGGTGGTGGGGCGAAGGTTCCGGTTCCGGTCGGAGCCGATGCCGCAGTGGGACGGCGTGATCGACTGCGAGGTGCTGGTGGTCGATCCGCTGAAAAAGCTCTCGTATAGCTGGAGCGCGCTGGGGCTGGATTCGGTTGTGCTGTTCACGCTGACTCCCGCGGAGAAAGGGACCCATCTTCGCATGGAACACTCGGGCTTCCGCGCCGATCAGCAGCAGGCTTATGGTGGAGCGAAGTATGGCTGGACGAACTTCTTCGGGAAGCTGGAGAGACTGCTGGCTGGAGGTGCTGCGTGA
- a CDS encoding DoxX family protein, giving the protein MTAKSRSITYWTATGLIAFFVGSGGVAQVMQYIGNPHGVVPELGYPMYFFCILGVWKALGAIAILVPGYPRLKEWAYAGIFFDLTGAAASCAAVGKYGAYGFHLIAPLALAGVMLASWWLRPESRVIGVLGRTAS; this is encoded by the coding sequence GTGACAGCGAAGTCGAGAAGCATCACGTACTGGACTGCGACGGGGCTCATCGCATTCTTTGTCGGAAGCGGCGGCGTTGCGCAGGTGATGCAATATATAGGCAACCCGCATGGGGTTGTGCCGGAGCTCGGCTATCCGATGTACTTCTTCTGCATATTGGGAGTGTGGAAGGCGCTTGGCGCGATCGCGATACTCGTGCCGGGTTATCCGCGGCTCAAGGAGTGGGCGTATGCGGGCATCTTCTTCGACCTGACGGGCGCGGCCGCATCGTGCGCCGCAGTGGGAAAGTATGGGGCGTACGGATTTCATCTGATCGCTCCGCTGGCGCTTGCGGGAGTGATGCTGGCATCGTGGTGGCTGCGGCCGGAGAGCCGGGTGATTGGCGTGC
- a CDS encoding acido-empty-quinoprotein group A: protein MTLRSGGLHPTLRFTKDGTPGDSAQGNKGLDPRALSLFHQPADVWPTYNGDYSGRRFSEIKQIDQANIARLTTKWKYKITGVPLLRGSGPLIIKSTPLMANGMLYFTIPDHVFAVDARTGKEKWRFDFEDQGGHVLGQRGVGMYGKWIFFLTPDGWFISLDAETGKERWRKKVADEKMQYFTTMAAVIVKNHVIIGVGGDAMDVRGYLESRDPETGEMQWRWWSEPLKMGDPGSETWPNQQSMDHGGGMTWMPGTYDPELNLIYWGTGNTNPVYAGQGRKGANLYTDSIVALNPDTGKLVWYFQASPHDTHDWDNVETPVLFDMEIDGKPRKLLAQAARCGYFFVLDRTNGKNLVSKPFTKTANWSKGIDERGQPIPDPGKEPHVDGSMVDLPGGGGTNWWPPSYSPLTKLFYVNAQEGYSVAYLYDTSREPQGYGGGSTGFFDPASSLIALDVTTGDVKWKHIAKGEGGGEGGGIAGGILTTAGNLLFVGDSDRLAAFDPANGKILWSEKVGGRVSNGPSTWTLDGKQNIIVGAGDTLYAMTLDGK from the coding sequence ATGACTCTCCGTTCGGGCGGTCTTCATCCCACCCTTCGTTTCACGAAGGATGGGACACCCGGAGATTCAGCGCAGGGCAACAAGGGTCTTGACCCCAGGGCCCTGTCGCTGTTCCACCAGCCGGCTGATGTATGGCCTACCTATAACGGCGACTACTCGGGGCGGCGCTTCAGCGAGATCAAGCAGATCGACCAGGCGAACATTGCGCGGCTCACGACGAAGTGGAAGTACAAGATCACCGGCGTCCCTCTGCTGCGCGGCTCGGGCCCGCTGATTATCAAGTCGACGCCGCTGATGGCGAACGGCATGCTCTACTTCACCATCCCCGACCACGTCTTCGCCGTCGATGCGCGTACCGGCAAGGAGAAGTGGCGCTTCGACTTCGAGGACCAGGGCGGGCACGTGCTGGGCCAGCGCGGCGTGGGCATGTACGGCAAGTGGATCTTCTTCCTGACCCCGGACGGATGGTTCATCTCGCTCGATGCGGAGACGGGCAAAGAGCGCTGGCGCAAAAAAGTCGCCGACGAGAAGATGCAGTATTTCACTACCATGGCCGCCGTCATCGTGAAGAACCACGTCATCATCGGCGTGGGCGGCGATGCCATGGACGTGCGTGGCTATCTCGAGTCACGCGACCCCGAGACCGGCGAGATGCAGTGGCGCTGGTGGTCCGAGCCCCTGAAGATGGGCGACCCCGGTTCGGAGACCTGGCCCAATCAGCAGTCGATGGACCACGGCGGCGGCATGACGTGGATGCCCGGCACCTACGATCCCGAGCTGAACCTGATCTACTGGGGCACCGGCAACACCAACCCGGTCTACGCCGGACAAGGCCGCAAGGGTGCGAACCTCTACACCGACTCCATCGTTGCGCTGAACCCGGATACGGGCAAGCTCGTCTGGTACTTCCAGGCTTCGCCGCACGACACCCACGACTGGGACAACGTCGAGACGCCCGTCCTCTTCGACATGGAGATCGACGGCAAGCCGCGCAAGCTGCTGGCGCAGGCGGCGCGCTGCGGCTACTTCTTTGTGCTCGACCGCACCAACGGCAAAAACCTTGTCTCGAAGCCCTTCACCAAGACTGCCAACTGGTCGAAGGGGATCGATGAGCGCGGCCAGCCGATTCCCGACCCCGGCAAGGAGCCGCACGTCGACGGTTCGATGGTCGACCTACCGGGCGGAGGCGGGACCAACTGGTGGCCGCCCAGCTACAGCCCGCTGACAAAGCTCTTCTACGTCAATGCGCAGGAGGGCTACAGCGTCGCCTATCTCTACGACACCTCGCGCGAGCCCCAGGGATACGGCGGCGGCAGCACAGGCTTCTTCGATCCGGCCTCGTCGCTGATCGCGCTCGACGTGACCACCGGCGATGTGAAGTGGAAGCACATCGCCAAAGGCGAAGGCGGCGGAGAGGGAGGCGGCATCGCGGGAGGAATTCTGACCACCGCCGGCAACCTGCTCTTCGTCGGAGACTCCGACCGGCTGGCCGCCTTCGATCCCGCCAACGGAAAGATCCTCTGGTCGGAGAAGGTCGGCGGCCGCGTCAGCAACGGCCCCTCAACCTGGACGCTCGACGGCAAGCAGAACATCATCGTGGGCGCCGGCGACACGCTGTACGCGATGACGCTCGACGGCAAGTAG
- a CDS encoding DUF4230 domain-containing protein — MTTQYGRRSSAGAFVLFLLALVLGAAAMGVFVRHATTGFMSRLANKITGRATTFDTSVPAVVQRIQRLNRLETVVYSLDTVVEGSRSSAVLPDLLAGDRILLVVHGQSVAGIDLAQLKPENVRITEANGIRSIRVTLPPSQLFHTTLDNQHTRVYARSTGLLVPVDQNLETETRAKAEQQLQQTALSDGILDAASRNARASVMALLYGLGFQNVTVN, encoded by the coding sequence ATGACGACGCAATATGGCCGTAGAAGCTCGGCGGGTGCCTTTGTACTCTTTCTGCTTGCCCTGGTGCTGGGGGCGGCGGCGATGGGGGTTTTTGTTCGCCACGCGACGACCGGCTTCATGTCGCGTCTCGCCAACAAGATCACCGGACGCGCGACGACGTTCGACACCTCGGTTCCCGCCGTGGTGCAGCGGATTCAACGGCTTAACCGGCTGGAGACAGTGGTCTATTCGCTGGATACCGTGGTGGAGGGGTCGCGGTCGAGCGCCGTGCTGCCCGATCTGTTGGCCGGCGACCGCATCCTGCTGGTGGTTCACGGCCAGTCCGTCGCCGGGATCGACCTGGCTCAGCTAAAGCCTGAGAATGTGCGGATTACGGAGGCCAACGGGATTCGGTCGATCCGGGTCACGTTACCTCCTTCGCAGCTCTTCCATACGACGCTGGATAATCAACACACGCGGGTCTACGCGCGTTCTACCGGGCTGCTGGTTCCGGTTGACCAGAACCTCGAGACCGAGACGCGCGCCAAGGCCGAGCAACAGTTGCAGCAGACCGCCCTCTCCGACGGCATATTGGACGCAGCCAGCCGGAACGCCCGGGCGTCGGTGATGGCGTTGCTGTATGGGCTTGGTTTTCAGAACGTAACGGTGAACTAG
- the fabD gene encoding ACP S-malonyltransferase, which yields MNKPVFLFPGQGSQTVGMGRSFYDTHAVARSVFEEADDALGFSISKLIFEGPEEQLRQTEHTQPAILTVSVAVARVLIEHGVAPVMAAGHSLGEYSAHVIAGTLTFADAVRTVRNRGRYMQEAVPEGEGAMAAILGLDAAIISEICSQVSDQMTPLPTDPAAKTFSPASAVVAPANFNSPAQVAISGAKAAVEHAAALCKEAGAKKTVMLHVSAPFHCPLMQPAQDRLADDFLQITFIDPAFPVASNVDALLVTRHSDIRDCLIRQVTGTVRWVECVHLLIDQGATHLFEVGPGKVLTGLNRQILGKDSPVHSAHIDDLASMEKALHTLEEAQPASS from the coding sequence ATGAATAAACCTGTATTTCTCTTTCCCGGCCAGGGTTCGCAGACCGTTGGCATGGGGCGCAGCTTTTACGACACGCACGCCGTGGCCCGCAGCGTATTCGAGGAGGCCGACGACGCTCTTGGCTTCTCCATCTCGAAGCTGATCTTCGAGGGCCCGGAAGAGCAACTCCGGCAAACCGAGCATACGCAGCCCGCGATCCTCACCGTCTCGGTCGCGGTGGCGAGGGTGCTGATCGAACACGGCGTGGCTCCCGTAATGGCGGCAGGCCACTCGCTGGGCGAGTACTCCGCGCATGTGATCGCCGGCACGCTGACCTTTGCCGATGCCGTGCGCACGGTCCGCAACCGCGGCCGCTATATGCAGGAGGCCGTTCCCGAGGGTGAGGGCGCGATGGCCGCCATCCTTGGCCTCGACGCCGCCATCATCAGCGAGATCTGCTCGCAGGTGAGCGACCAGATGACTCCGCTGCCGACCGATCCGGCGGCGAAGACGTTCTCGCCAGCGAGTGCCGTTGTTGCTCCGGCAAACTTCAACTCGCCTGCGCAGGTTGCCATCTCAGGCGCTAAGGCCGCTGTGGAACATGCCGCCGCGCTCTGCAAAGAGGCCGGTGCCAAGAAGACGGTCATGCTGCACGTCAGCGCACCGTTCCATTGCCCGCTGATGCAGCCCGCACAAGACAGGCTCGCCGATGACTTCCTTCAGATCACTTTCATTGATCCGGCGTTCCCCGTGGCCTCGAACGTCGACGCTCTGCTGGTCACGCGCCACTCCGATATTCGCGACTGCCTGATACGCCAGGTGACGGGCACTGTGCGCTGGGTTGAGTGCGTGCATCTGCTCATCGACCAGGGCGCGACGCACCTCTTCGAGGTCGGTCCGGGCAAGGTGCTTACCGGCCTGAACCGCCAGATCCTCGGCAAGGATTCGCCCGTACACTCGGCGCACATCGACGACCTTGCGTCGATGGAGAAGGCGCTGCATACGCTTGAAGAAGCCCAGCCGGCCAGTTCGTGA
- the bcp gene encoding thioredoxin-dependent thiol peroxidase, translating to MNTGDLVQDFTLKNQDGNNVSLSDFKGSPVVLFFYPRADTPGCTIESCGFRDAFTKFKKAGIVVLGISRDTVKDQKKFKDKYDLPYDLLADDKMELINRYDLIKPKNMYGKIVKGVKRTTYLIGPDQRLVHIFENVKPEGHAEEVLTLLKKK from the coding sequence ATGAACACTGGCGATCTCGTACAAGACTTCACGCTCAAGAACCAGGACGGCAACAACGTCTCGCTCTCGGACTTCAAGGGCTCACCCGTTGTGCTCTTCTTCTATCCGCGCGCCGACACGCCGGGTTGCACAATTGAGTCGTGCGGCTTTCGCGACGCTTTCACGAAGTTCAAGAAGGCGGGCATCGTTGTGCTCGGCATCTCGCGCGACACGGTGAAGGACCAGAAGAAGTTCAAGGACAAGTACGACCTGCCCTACGACCTTCTCGCCGACGACAAGATGGAACTGATCAATCGCTACGACCTGATCAAGCCGAAGAACATGTATGGCAAGATCGTGAAGGGCGTGAAGCGCACGACCTATCTGATCGGCCCAGATCAGCGGCTGGTCCATATCTTCGAGAACGTAAAGCCCGAGGGCCATGCCGAAGAGGTACTGACGCTGCTGAAAAAGAAGTAG
- a CDS encoding FkbM family methyltransferase has translation MNLQGETVEALNATSFGRLVRRTARPAVHFVRRVLHPGVPPQLQRTRLSCNDQQISILHRRTFADYSVIRQCFEERQYELPRCAHCAMINSLYKDTLASGRQPLILDCGSNIGASVLWFASRYPKAHIVAVEPAPDNFDLLRQNCAHLDVDLRQAGVAAGDGFARLTDPGEGSLAYRTVPAGPESGLATFSLATLLGSKPSSKYAPFLLKLDIEGAEKPLFDGDCSAIAQFPVIIMEPHDWFLPGQATSLGFFRFHAAEGRELLIQHENVVSIDCHASSHGQQA, from the coding sequence ATGAATCTTCAAGGGGAAACCGTCGAAGCGTTGAATGCGACCTCCTTTGGCCGCCTCGTCCGCAGAACGGCGCGGCCTGCGGTGCATTTTGTGCGCCGCGTGCTGCATCCGGGTGTTCCGCCGCAACTTCAGCGAACGCGTCTGAGCTGCAACGATCAGCAGATAAGCATTCTGCATCGCCGCACCTTTGCGGATTATTCCGTAATCAGGCAGTGCTTCGAAGAGCGTCAGTATGAGCTTCCGCGATGCGCGCACTGTGCCATGATCAACAGCCTTTACAAAGACACCCTTGCCTCGGGGCGGCAGCCGCTCATCCTGGATTGCGGGTCGAACATCGGGGCGAGCGTTCTGTGGTTCGCCTCGCGCTATCCGAAGGCGCATATCGTTGCCGTTGAGCCTGCGCCCGACAACTTCGATCTGCTGCGGCAGAACTGCGCTCACCTCGATGTTGACCTGCGACAGGCTGGCGTTGCAGCCGGGGACGGCTTCGCCCGGCTTACCGACCCCGGCGAAGGGAGCCTGGCCTACCGCACCGTTCCCGCGGGGCCGGAGAGCGGCCTTGCCACCTTCAGCCTGGCGACGTTGCTCGGCTCGAAGCCCTCATCGAAGTACGCGCCGTTTCTGCTGAAGCTGGACATCGAGGGCGCGGAGAAGCCGCTCTTCGATGGCGACTGCTCGGCGATCGCTCAGTTCCCCGTCATCATCATGGAGCCGCACGACTGGTTCCTTCCCGGCCAGGCAACCTCGCTCGGCTTCTTCCGCTTCCATGCGGCAGAGGGGCGGGAGCTTCTGATTCAGCATGAGAACGTCGTCTCCATCGATTGCCATGCAAGTTCCCATGGACAACAGGCATAG
- a CDS encoding CTP synthase gives MSAKYIFVTGGVVSSLGKGLAAASIGCLLEARGLRVNLMKFDPYLNVDPGTMSPFQHGEVFVTDDGAETDLDLGHYERFTHAKLSRDNNLTTGRIYEQIITKERRGDYLGKTVQVIPHVTNEIKNAMRKVAQDTDVAIVEIGGTVGDIESLPFLEAIRQMRQDLGRENTVFVHVTLIPWIAAAQELKTKPTQHSVKEMLSIGIQPDILLCRSDRAVPREMRQKIAAFCNVEEAAVIAARDVPSIYEVPLNFAQEGVDSLALKYLHIEASAPDLSKWQDIVYRAYNPRDEVSIAIVGKYVEYEDSYKSLKEALVHGALAHNLKLRVTWIEAEGLETHDAEGRPTLEFSHQLTGFDGILVPGGFGKRGIEGMLNAIRFARETQTPYFGICLGMQTACIEYARNVCGLKDANSGEFDPATPHRIIYKLRELTGVEEMGGTMRLGAWPCVLEPGSLAAQAYGATEISERHRHRYEFNREYEAVLTGAGLRLTGTTPDATYVEIVEIPSHPFFLACQFHPEFKSKPLEPHPLFRDFVAASYKNRQAHAQAQLQEAGVANAQH, from the coding sequence ATGTCTGCAAAGTACATCTTCGTAACGGGCGGCGTTGTGTCTTCGTTGGGTAAAGGCCTCGCGGCGGCCTCGATCGGCTGCCTGCTTGAGGCGCGCGGACTTCGCGTCAACCTGATGAAGTTCGATCCCTACCTGAACGTCGATCCCGGCACCATGTCGCCCTTTCAGCACGGCGAGGTCTTCGTGACCGACGACGGCGCCGAGACCGACCTCGACCTCGGCCACTATGAGCGGTTCACCCACGCCAAGCTCAGCCGCGACAACAACCTGACCACCGGCCGCATCTACGAACAGATCATCACCAAGGAGCGCCGCGGCGACTACCTTGGCAAGACCGTCCAGGTCATCCCCCACGTTACCAATGAGATCAAGAACGCCATGCGCAAGGTGGCGCAGGACACCGACGTCGCCATCGTCGAGATCGGCGGAACCGTCGGCGACATCGAATCGCTCCCCTTCCTTGAGGCGATACGACAGATGCGGCAGGACTTAGGCCGCGAGAACACCGTCTTCGTCCACGTCACCCTGATCCCCTGGATCGCCGCGGCGCAGGAGCTGAAGACCAAGCCGACGCAGCACTCCGTCAAGGAGATGCTCTCGATCGGAATTCAGCCCGACATTCTGCTCTGCCGCTCCGACCGCGCCGTGCCGCGTGAGATGCGCCAGAAGATCGCCGCATTCTGCAACGTGGAGGAGGCGGCCGTGATCGCCGCCCGCGACGTTCCGAGCATCTACGAGGTGCCGCTGAACTTCGCGCAGGAGGGCGTCGATTCTCTTGCCCTCAAGTATCTTCACATCGAGGCATCTGCTCCCGACCTCTCCAAGTGGCAGGACATCGTCTACCGCGCGTACAACCCGCGCGACGAGGTCTCGATCGCCATCGTCGGCAAGTACGTCGAGTACGAGGACAGCTACAAGTCGCTCAAGGAGGCGCTGGTCCACGGCGCTCTGGCGCACAACCTGAAGCTGCGCGTGACCTGGATCGAGGCCGAGGGCCTGGAGACGCACGACGCCGAGGGTCGGCCCACGCTCGAGTTCTCGCACCAGCTCACCGGCTTCGACGGCATCCTCGTCCCCGGCGGCTTCGGCAAGCGCGGCATCGAGGGGATGCTCAACGCCATCCGCTTCGCCCGCGAGACGCAGACGCCGTACTTCGGCATCTGCCTGGGCATGCAGACGGCCTGCATCGAGTACGCGCGCAACGTCTGCGGCCTCAAGGACGCGAACTCCGGCGAGTTCGACCCCGCCACGCCGCACCGCATCATCTATAAGCTGCGCGAGTTGACCGGCGTCGAAGAGATGGGCGGCACGATGCGCCTGGGCGCGTGGCCCTGCGTTCTCGAACCCGGCTCGCTGGCCGCACAGGCCTACGGAGCAACGGAGATTTCAGAACGCCACCGCCACCGCTACGAGTTCAACCGCGAGTACGAGGCCGTTCTCACCGGCGCGGGCCTTCGCCTCACCGGCACCACCCCTGACGCCACCTACGTCGAGATCGTCGAGATCCCCAGCCACCCGTTCTTCCTCGCCTGCCAGTTCCACCCCGAGTTCAAGTCCAAGCCGCTCGAGCCACACCCGCTGTTCCGCGACTTTGTGGCCGCCAGCTACAAAAACCGGCAGGCGCACGCACAGGCCCAGCTTCAAGAAGCGGGCGTCGCAAACGCACAGCACTGA
- a CDS encoding diguanylate cyclase, with protein sequence MSSQPERTSSALLSQFGRRLAARIGCMALALVFAIHSSQAQQFFFSHYGQDEGLLNLDVFSMVDDVDGALWMATENGLFRYDGAGFAHVGAAEGLGEQLVLGMYKDAFGRIWVTSNDHLYTITGTRLTAIPLAEADSHFGAGQLLAAIDSNRVAFIVRGSLRLIEQGKSGWKTKPFFDAATVAAHPELSHLHSVFVSSAHEVWLGCGDSLCRVRGDSGSQQIDNFSRDAGVPAGTWQRSFEDRQGNLWLRSSQHILVLQHGESRFSDREIPDGLGIYSGSGLLTFAQDAQGNVLTQTDRGLARWEHGAWRLFDNSNGVVIKDTSTILFDRGGNPWFATRGHGIYRWLGYGEVENWTTAQGMSDEVAWPMFRDSRGRMWLSDQFQVSLLDEKTHRISVPKAFIKTPLQHATGFAESRDGSLWFFRINGEVVRTDPEVRRITFRAKLPDLARNFTDSSGRLWIMSREGLFVIRDPAAHGQPVIEKIADAQIAADAFADAAETPDHDLWFLADSHLYRLAHNSDRFERTELDAAATRGQMRGIAAAADGSLWIGGGIPSLLHLRVGGGRARVIDSVTTPTLASQVVQIVRMDRRGRLWIGTDLGINVFDGKSWRLLTRRDGIVSSDTDEGAFFADEDGSAWIAVNGGTIHVLHPESLFSNAPLDVRVTSASLGGHALSLLKTTMLHWQDDSLDVGFTSSDLAREPALTFRYRLTGLESAWSETPAHTLHYAAVPPGDYRFELQAIDRDRQRQSPPVSFSFTIRPPWWRTSPFYFVLALLTFLASILVWHWRERRLISRQRMLRHLVAQRTRELEAEKAELVAAREALRTQATRDALTGVWNRPAILDILIREMDRAHRGGLSLAVVLADIDHFKQINDTMGHLAGDAILRDATQRMFDNIRPYDFLGRYGGEEFLIVMPGLPWQDPHARLSQLQRAIAGEPFDFEGRSVRVTSSFGVAWLDPTIATVEDLVRRADEALYQAKALGRDRIVFYSEDQLDTQLMP encoded by the coding sequence TTGAGCAGCCAGCCTGAACGCACGTCCTCGGCACTTCTCTCTCAATTTGGCAGACGTCTCGCCGCGCGCATCGGCTGCATGGCGCTGGCACTGGTGTTTGCGATTCACAGCTCGCAGGCGCAACAGTTTTTCTTCAGCCACTATGGGCAGGATGAGGGCCTGCTGAACCTCGACGTCTTCAGCATGGTGGACGATGTGGACGGCGCTCTGTGGATGGCGACGGAAAATGGGCTCTTTCGCTACGACGGCGCAGGCTTTGCGCACGTCGGCGCAGCCGAAGGACTGGGCGAGCAGCTTGTGCTTGGCATGTACAAGGACGCCTTCGGCCGCATATGGGTGACGAGCAATGATCATCTCTACACCATCACCGGAACAAGGCTCACCGCGATTCCGCTGGCCGAGGCTGATAGCCACTTTGGCGCCGGGCAGTTGCTTGCCGCGATCGATTCAAACCGGGTGGCATTCATCGTTCGCGGATCGCTCCGGCTCATCGAGCAAGGCAAAAGCGGGTGGAAGACGAAGCCCTTCTTCGATGCGGCGACAGTGGCTGCGCATCCTGAACTGTCGCACCTGCACAGCGTCTTTGTCTCAAGCGCGCACGAGGTATGGCTGGGCTGCGGCGATTCGCTTTGCAGAGTGCGAGGCGACAGTGGTTCCCAGCAGATCGACAACTTTTCTCGCGACGCAGGAGTGCCTGCGGGAACGTGGCAGCGCAGCTTCGAGGACAGGCAGGGCAACCTGTGGCTGCGCAGCTCGCAGCACATCCTCGTGCTGCAACATGGGGAGAGCCGGTTCAGCGATCGCGAGATTCCTGATGGACTGGGCATCTACAGCGGCTCGGGCCTGCTGACCTTCGCGCAGGACGCGCAGGGCAACGTACTGACGCAGACCGACCGCGGCCTTGCGCGTTGGGAGCATGGCGCGTGGCGGCTGTTCGACAACAGCAACGGCGTCGTCATCAAGGACACCAGCACCATCCTGTTCGATCGCGGAGGAAACCCGTGGTTTGCGACCAGGGGGCACGGCATCTATCGCTGGCTGGGCTATGGCGAGGTGGAGAACTGGACGACGGCGCAGGGCATGAGCGACGAAGTTGCGTGGCCGATGTTTCGCGACAGCCGCGGAAGGATGTGGCTATCGGACCAGTTCCAGGTCTCACTGCTGGATGAAAAGACCCACCGCATCAGCGTGCCCAAGGCGTTCATCAAGACGCCTCTGCAACATGCGACGGGCTTTGCGGAGTCGCGCGATGGGTCGCTGTGGTTCTTCCGCATCAACGGCGAAGTGGTGCGCACCGACCCTGAGGTGCGTAGGATCACGTTTCGCGCGAAGCTGCCGGACCTGGCGCGCAACTTCACCGATTCGTCGGGGCGGCTGTGGATCATGAGCCGCGAAGGTCTGTTCGTCATCCGCGACCCCGCAGCGCATGGCCAACCTGTGATTGAGAAGATCGCGGATGCGCAGATCGCCGCCGATGCCTTCGCCGATGCGGCGGAGACACCCGATCATGACTTGTGGTTTCTGGCCGACAGCCACCTTTACCGGCTGGCGCACAACAGCGATCGCTTCGAGCGCACTGAGCTGGATGCAGCCGCAACACGCGGCCAGATGCGCGGCATCGCCGCCGCAGCCGATGGCTCCTTGTGGATCGGCGGAGGTATTCCATCGCTGCTGCATCTCAGGGTCGGCGGCGGACGGGCGCGCGTGATCGATTCGGTGACGACGCCAACGCTCGCGTCGCAGGTCGTCCAGATCGTTCGTATGGACAGGCGCGGCCGTTTGTGGATTGGCACCGACCTCGGCATCAACGTCTTCGACGGCAAGAGCTGGCGTCTGCTGACGCGGCGCGACGGCATCGTCTCGAGTGATACGGATGAGGGAGCCTTCTTCGCCGATGAAGATGGCTCGGCGTGGATCGCCGTCAATGGCGGGACGATCCATGTGCTGCACCCGGAGTCGCTGTTCTCCAATGCGCCGCTCGACGTTCGCGTGACCTCGGCCAGCCTGGGCGGCCATGCACTCTCGCTGCTGAAGACGACGATGCTTCATTGGCAGGACGACTCGTTGGATGTGGGCTTCACTTCGTCCGATCTGGCGCGCGAGCCCGCGCTCACGTTTCGCTACAGGCTTACCGGGCTCGAGAGTGCGTGGAGCGAGACCCCGGCGCACACGCTGCACTACGCCGCGGTGCCGCCCGGCGACTACCGCTTCGAGTTGCAGGCAATCGACCGCGACCGCCAGAGGCAGTCTCCGCCTGTCTCCTTCAGCTTCACGATTCGGCCTCCGTGGTGGCGTACAAGCCCGTTTTACTTCGTGCTGGCACTGCTCACGTTTCTTGCATCGATCCTGGTATGGCACTGGCGCGAGCGCCGTTTGATAAGCCGCCAGCGGATGCTGCGTCACCTGGTCGCGCAACGCACGCGCGAGCTGGAGGCGGAGAAGGCCGAGCTGGTTGCAGCACGTGAAGCCCTGCGCACGCAGGCAACGCGCGATGCGCTGACCGGCGTGTGGAACCGCCCCGCCATCCTCGATATCCTCATCCGCGAGATGGACCGCGCGCATCGCGGCGGCCTTTCTCTTGCGGTCGTACTGGCCGACATCGACCACTTCAAGCAGATCAACGACACGATGGGACACCTTGCCGGCGATGCGATTCTGCGCGATGCGACGCAGCGCATGTTCGACAACATCAGGCCGTATGACTTCCTGGGGCGCTACGGTGGCGAGGAGTTCCTGATCGTGATGCCGGGGCTGCCGTGGCAGGACCCGCACGCGCGGCTGAGCCAGTTGCAGCGGGCCATCGCCGGTGAGCCCTTCGACTTTGAGGGCCGCAGCGTGCGCGTCACATCGAGCTTCGGCGTTGCCTGGCTCGACCCCACCATCGCCACCGTCGAGGACCTTGTTCGCCGCGCCGACGAGGCGCTGTACCAGGCCAAGGCGCTGGGCCGCGACCGCATCGTGTTCTACAGCGAAGACCAGCTCGACACGCAGCTTATGCCCTGA